One genomic segment of Vagococcus intermedius includes these proteins:
- a CDS encoding DNA-directed RNA polymerase subunit beta, protein MGSSTKYVLKQVFKILLIIVLLIALFVIGLMIGYGMIGDGEMNKVFEQETWTHIRDFFK, encoded by the coding sequence ATGGGGAGTTCAACGAAATACGTTTTAAAGCAAGTTTTCAAAATTTTATTAATTATTGTGTTATTAATTGCCTTATTTGTTATTGGATTAATGATTGGGTATGGCATGATTGGTGATGGTGAAATGAATAAGGTTTTTGAACAAGAAACGTGGACTCACATTCGTGATTTTTTTAAATAA
- the yidD gene encoding membrane protein insertion efficiency factor YidD, which yields MKRIVLGPVRFYQRYISPGLPRRCRYHPTCSEYMVDAVNYHGAFKGFLMGLGRILRCHPFIQGGIDYIPLKFSLRRNHDEEYHGPYDRKEK from the coding sequence ATGAAGCGTATTGTATTAGGCCCAGTTAGATTTTATCAACGTTATATTTCACCAGGTTTACCTAGACGTTGCCGCTATCATCCGACTTGTTCAGAATATATGGTAGATGCTGTTAATTACCATGGGGCTTTTAAAGGCTTTCTAATGGGGCTAGGACGAATTTTAAGATGTCATCCATTTATTCAAGGCGGAATTGATTATATTCCTTTAAAATTCAGTCTCAGAAGAAATCATGATGAAGAATATCATGGACCATATGATAGAAAGGAAAAATAA
- a CDS encoding GNAT family N-acetyltransferase, which produces MIERKNKMIIEVSEKQELPWELLLLADPDKKMIEKYIYESQVFIYQENKMTLGVVVIKRQDNGYYEIMNTAVSKDAQGRGIGKIVLNDMLKLIGASENKGMKVRVKTGETSTPALNLYKSCGFHVTEIVKDYFLKHYDEPIYEEGQLLKDQIILEKLV; this is translated from the coding sequence ATGATAGAAAGGAAAAATAAGATGATAATAGAAGTTAGCGAGAAACAAGAATTACCTTGGGAGTTATTATTGTTGGCAGATCCTGACAAAAAAATGATAGAAAAATATATTTATGAGTCGCAAGTGTTTATCTATCAAGAAAATAAGATGACTCTAGGTGTTGTTGTTATTAAAAGGCAGGATAATGGTTATTATGAAATTATGAACACAGCAGTATCTAAGGATGCTCAAGGTCGTGGTATAGGAAAAATAGTGCTGAACGACATGTTGAAGCTCATAGGAGCATCTGAAAATAAAGGGATGAAAGTGAGAGTCAAAACTGGTGAAACCTCTACACCCGCCTTAAACTTATATAAATCTTGTGGGTTTCATGTGACAGAAATTGTAAAAGATTATTTTTTAAAACACTATGATGAACCTATTTATGAAGAAGGACAGTTATTAAAAGACCAAATAATTCTAGAGAAATTGGTCTAG
- a CDS encoding ROK family protein — translation MSVLVFDWGGTGVKHALWKNEQLEQQGIFPTPSTWAQLKNEMKAVQGTYEGEKLEGVAISAPGAVDSSEGVINGISAIPYIHHFPIQEELEAFFDLPVSLENDANAAGIAEVWKGAAKDLKDVLFVVLGTGVGGAVIKNGKVETGSHLYGGEFGLIYMDEDNTFSAVGTAVKMANRYCQRKGVAEGTYSGKEVFAFAQSGDELAKEEEENFYNYVARAIFSIQFTMDPECIVIGGGVSAKPGLKEEIDKRVKTLFNHHGITDFFPKIEMCEFKNDANLIGAVATFYQMNR, via the coding sequence ATGTCAGTATTAGTATTTGATTGGGGCGGTACAGGTGTCAAACATGCGTTATGGAAAAATGAGCAGTTAGAGCAACAAGGAATATTTCCAACTCCAAGTACATGGGCTCAGTTAAAAAACGAAATGAAAGCGGTACAGGGGACGTATGAAGGCGAAAAGCTAGAAGGAGTCGCCATTAGTGCTCCAGGGGCAGTAGACAGCTCTGAGGGCGTTATTAATGGCATTAGCGCGATCCCATATATTCATCATTTCCCTATTCAAGAAGAGCTGGAAGCATTTTTTGATTTACCAGTTTCATTAGAAAATGATGCGAATGCAGCTGGGATAGCCGAAGTATGGAAAGGTGCTGCTAAAGATTTAAAAGATGTGCTGTTTGTTGTTTTAGGTACAGGTGTAGGTGGTGCTGTTATCAAAAATGGAAAAGTAGAGACAGGCTCTCACTTATATGGTGGCGAATTCGGTTTAATTTATATGGATGAAGATAATACATTTAGTGCCGTAGGGACAGCTGTTAAAATGGCAAATCGCTATTGTCAACGTAAAGGTGTAGCCGAAGGAACATATTCAGGAAAAGAAGTCTTTGCTTTTGCTCAATCTGGAGATGAACTTGCTAAAGAAGAAGAAGAAAATTTCTATAATTATGTTGCTCGAGCAATTTTTAGTATTCAATTTACGATGGATCCAGAATGTATTGTTATTGGCGGAGGAGTATCCGCTAAACCAGGTTTAAAAGAAGAGATAGATAAACGTGTTAAAACATTGTTTAATCACCATGGTATTACTGATTTCTTTCCTAAGATTGAGATGTGCGAATTTAAAAATGATGCGAATTTAATTGGTGCAGTCGCTACATTTTATCAAATGAATAGGTAA
- a CDS encoding AEC family transporter, translating into MLTILLNALSLLLIILAGYTLKRVGLVKKTDGFILSTIIMTITLPATIIIGLNPMKMSNTFIELCIIAIIMNFTLVFLGKYLWKNQPQLDRILLMYCITGYNIGNFTLPFVQSFYPQAIPYLFMFDVGNCIMLAGGSKILVESSQPTYQPNRAIKLLTATLFSSIPFLTYLFMFILKVTNITLPSVIINILEPFSKANGFLSLLMIGIYMELLLPKKDWLTVKKILIWRYFFAIILACVFYFILPINNQLLKIVLTIICLAPIPTFSVINSVEAGVKEETAGFISSISIIISLILMTVVMLLLT; encoded by the coding sequence ATGTTAACAATTTTATTAAATGCCCTCAGTTTATTACTTATAATATTAGCCGGCTACACGTTAAAACGAGTAGGATTAGTAAAAAAAACAGATGGTTTTATCTTATCAACAATTATTATGACGATCACTCTACCGGCTACTATTATTATTGGGCTAAATCCTATGAAAATGAGTAATACCTTTATAGAACTCTGTATTATTGCCATAATAATGAACTTTACACTTGTTTTTTTAGGGAAGTATCTTTGGAAAAACCAGCCACAATTAGATAGAATTCTTTTAATGTATTGCATTACTGGATATAATATTGGAAATTTTACGCTGCCTTTTGTTCAGAGTTTTTATCCCCAAGCAATTCCCTATCTTTTTATGTTTGATGTGGGAAACTGTATCATGCTAGCCGGTGGTTCAAAAATTTTAGTTGAAAGTAGTCAACCTACTTATCAGCCAAATCGGGCGATTAAACTTTTAACCGCTACATTATTTTCATCTATTCCATTTTTAACCTATTTGTTTATGTTTATTTTAAAAGTAACTAATATAACTCTTCCATCCGTCATTATCAATATTTTAGAACCTTTTTCAAAGGCAAATGGCTTTTTATCACTATTAATGATTGGAATTTATATGGAATTGTTATTACCAAAAAAAGATTGGCTTACCGTCAAAAAAATTCTTATTTGGCGCTATTTTTTTGCTATAATATTAGCCTGTGTTTTCTATTTTATTTTACCTATTAATAATCAATTACTTAAAATTGTTTTAACTATTATTTGCTTGGCACCTATCCCAACATTCTCTGTTATTAACAGTGTTGAAGCAGGCGTCAAAGAAGAAACAGCCGGATTCATCTCATCAATCAGCATTATTATAAGCTTAATTTTAATGACTGTAGTCATGTTACTACTAACATAA
- a CDS encoding DUF2969 family protein, with translation MKKNKDIEVAVAEKSKNAKGQAAEVHELTIGKKVIGEIEKLEERKFVVNIEGEGPKYVKSFDEGYEVLISHWNLFQ, from the coding sequence ATGAAGAAAAATAAAGATATCGAAGTAGCTGTTGCAGAAAAAAGTAAAAATGCTAAAGGGCAAGCAGCAGAAGTTCATGAATTAACAATTGGAAAAAAAGTTATCGGTGAAATCGAAAAACTTGAGGAACGTAAATTTGTAGTAAATATCGAGGGTGAAGGACCTAAATATGTGAAGTCTTTTGATGAAGGATATGAAGTTTTGATTAGTCATTGGAATCTTTTTCAATAA
- a CDS encoding Nramp family divalent metal transporter: protein MSNNKEHQHFLTEKLNGLSLPEINNSVSIPKNASFFKKVLAYSGPGALVAVGYMDPGNWVTSIAGGAQYGYLLLSVILVSSLIAMLLQYMSAKLGIVTGLDLAQATRMKTGRKLGFILWIITELAIMATDIAEVIGSAVALNLLFGIPLLLGVIITVLDVFILLMLTRLGFRKIEAIVMTLILTILGVFLYEVILGQPNMNDLMHGFVPQKQVFTDKGALFLALGIVGATVMPHNLYLHSSIVQSRKYDRDNKEEIKEAVKFAGIDSNLQLLVAFVINCLLLVLGASMFFGQGDNLTTLGSLYRALNDNQIVGAIASPVLSVLFAVALLASGQNSTITGTLTGQIIMEGFIKMQMPVWARRLITRLLAVIPVIICIIMFGGTEEVVEKLLIYTQVFLSVALPVSMIPLTLFTSSKEFMGEFKNSLWMTSLAWFVTIALTILNINLIMTTF from the coding sequence ATGTCAAACAATAAAGAACATCAACATTTTTTAACAGAAAAATTAAATGGGCTAAGCTTACCTGAGATTAATAATTCGGTCAGTATACCTAAAAATGCCAGCTTTTTTAAGAAAGTATTAGCTTATTCTGGTCCAGGTGCCTTAGTAGCAGTAGGTTATATGGATCCAGGTAACTGGGTAACATCAATTGCTGGTGGCGCACAATATGGCTATTTACTGCTGTCAGTTATTTTGGTTTCAAGTTTAATAGCGATGTTACTTCAGTACATGTCGGCTAAGTTGGGGATCGTGACAGGTCTGGATTTAGCTCAAGCTACGAGGATGAAAACAGGTCGTAAACTAGGGTTTATTTTATGGATCATTACTGAATTAGCCATTATGGCGACCGATATAGCAGAAGTAATTGGGAGTGCGGTTGCTCTAAATTTATTATTTGGAATTCCATTATTGTTAGGAGTTATTATTACGGTTCTAGATGTATTTATCTTATTGATGCTAACACGTTTAGGTTTTAGAAAAATTGAAGCAATTGTGATGACATTGATTCTAACTATTCTGGGTGTTTTCTTATATGAAGTTATATTAGGTCAGCCTAATATGAATGATCTGATGCATGGGTTTGTTCCTCAGAAGCAAGTTTTTACAGATAAAGGTGCTTTATTTTTAGCATTAGGTATTGTAGGTGCAACAGTTATGCCTCACAACTTGTATTTGCATTCTTCAATTGTTCAATCAAGGAAATATGATCGTGATAACAAAGAAGAAATCAAAGAAGCAGTTAAGTTTGCCGGCATTGATTCTAACTTGCAATTGTTAGTGGCATTCGTTATTAACTGTTTACTTTTAGTTTTAGGTGCCTCTATGTTTTTTGGACAAGGAGATAACCTCACAACTTTAGGCTCACTTTATCGTGCTCTTAATGACAATCAAATTGTAGGTGCTATTGCCTCACCAGTGTTGAGTGTTTTGTTTGCAGTTGCTTTATTAGCTTCTGGTCAGAACTCAACGATTACAGGTACTTTAACAGGCCAAATTATCATGGAAGGGTTTATCAAAATGCAGATGCCAGTTTGGGCTAGACGTTTGATAACGCGTTTACTAGCAGTGATACCCGTGATTATTTGTATTATAATGTTTGGTGGGACAGAGGAAGTAGTAGAAAAATTGTTGATTTATACACAAGTATTTTTAAGTGTCGCCCTACCAGTTTCTATGATTCCTTTAACCCTGTTTACTAGCAGTAAGGAGTTTATGGGTGAATTTAAAAATTCTTTATGGATGACATCTTTAGCCTGGTTTGTCACAATTGCCTTAACTATTTTGAATATTAATTTAATTATGACAACTTTTTAA
- a CDS encoding CoA-disulfide reductase, with translation MSNKKIVIIGGVAGGATAAARIRRLSEESEIVIFEKGAYISFANCGLPYHIGGTIQERDDLLLQTVDGMTDNYRIDVRIQTEVLRILPDARLVEVINHQTGETYQESYDELIISTGAKAIIPPFDGLKEADNIYTLRNIPDMDSIIEHIEHKSVKTAVVIGGGFIGLEMVENLVERGIETSLVEMGQQVMPSIDYEMAQIIHQQLNLHQVNVVLNDGVAHFENKGHKIILQSGNTLTADLIILAIGVSPESTLAREAGIKLGMRNAIKVSRQFETSRPHIYAIGDAIQVSDYVTGKDTLIPLAWPANRQGRLVADHLFGKKVAYPGTLGTAIAKVFELTVASTGQNEKNLIKQEIAYQAIHCHPNSHASYYPGATPIALKLLFSPDGKILGAQGIGSEGVAKRIDVIATAMHYQQDARSLAGLELAYAPPYSSAKDPVNILGYMAENVLEGIVTNIQWSDVPKLVKEQAFILDVREEFEVAIGKIDGAMVIPLSNLRQRLNELPKDRIIYVYCQVGHRGYNACRILIANGFEVKNIDGGYKTYKQSIYQLTKSTANPNREHKKELKVSSSTNVNQVSTENVVKVDACGLQCPGPILKVKQTMDKLVPGEVLEVVASDFGFSADIAAWCHSTNNNLLSNEIVANRVIARLQKSKESNTTDPVTCSLNQDRGSQLIESDNNATMVVFSGDLDKALASMIIATGAAAMGKEVTMFFTFWGLSILKKENVKVPKKGMAKMFDKMLPKHANRLPISKMNMLGMGSKMIKDVMKKKNVDSLPQMIKNAEDAGVKFVACTMSMDIMGISKDELMDSVEYGGVAAYLGDAEKSHLNLFI, from the coding sequence TTGAGTAATAAAAAAATTGTTATTATAGGTGGGGTTGCTGGTGGTGCAACAGCAGCAGCACGTATACGTAGATTAAGTGAGGAATCTGAAATAGTTATATTTGAAAAGGGAGCTTATATTTCTTTTGCTAATTGCGGCTTACCTTATCATATTGGTGGAACTATTCAAGAGCGCGATGATTTATTATTACAAACAGTAGACGGTATGACCGATAACTATCGTATTGATGTCAGAATTCAGACTGAGGTATTAAGAATCTTGCCTGATGCTCGATTAGTAGAAGTTATTAACCATCAAACAGGGGAAACCTATCAAGAAAGTTACGATGAATTAATTATATCAACGGGCGCTAAGGCAATTATTCCGCCGTTTGATGGTTTAAAAGAGGCAGATAATATCTATACACTTCGCAATATACCAGATATGGATAGTATTATAGAACACATTGAACATAAGTCAGTGAAAACTGCTGTGGTAATTGGTGGCGGTTTTATTGGTCTAGAAATGGTTGAGAATTTAGTTGAGAGAGGGATTGAAACATCCCTTGTTGAAATGGGTCAACAGGTAATGCCTTCAATTGATTATGAAATGGCCCAAATTATTCATCAGCAATTAAATCTTCACCAAGTTAATGTCGTTTTAAACGATGGTGTTGCCCATTTTGAAAATAAAGGTCATAAAATTATTTTACAAAGTGGTAACACACTGACAGCAGATTTAATAATATTAGCTATTGGAGTATCACCTGAGAGTACACTAGCAAGAGAAGCTGGAATAAAGTTAGGAATGAGGAATGCGATTAAAGTTTCTCGCCAATTTGAAACAAGTAGACCTCATATTTATGCGATTGGTGATGCCATCCAAGTCTCGGATTATGTGACAGGTAAAGATACTCTTATCCCTTTAGCTTGGCCAGCTAATCGACAAGGTCGTTTAGTAGCAGACCATTTATTTGGGAAGAAAGTTGCCTATCCTGGAACATTAGGTACTGCTATAGCTAAAGTCTTTGAGCTTACGGTAGCCTCAACTGGTCAAAATGAAAAAAATCTTATTAAACAAGAAATAGCTTATCAAGCCATACATTGCCATCCAAATTCACATGCTAGCTATTATCCAGGGGCAACTCCCATTGCTTTAAAACTATTATTTTCACCTGATGGTAAAATTCTAGGGGCACAAGGAATCGGAAGTGAGGGTGTAGCGAAACGGATTGATGTGATTGCCACTGCTATGCATTATCAACAAGATGCTCGTAGTTTAGCAGGGTTAGAATTAGCTTATGCTCCCCCTTATTCTTCAGCTAAAGATCCTGTGAATATTTTAGGTTATATGGCTGAAAATGTTCTAGAAGGGATTGTGACTAATATCCAGTGGTCAGATGTGCCCAAATTAGTAAAAGAGCAGGCGTTTATATTAGATGTTCGAGAGGAGTTCGAAGTTGCTATAGGTAAAATTGATGGTGCTATGGTTATTCCATTATCTAACTTGCGACAACGACTAAACGAACTACCAAAAGACAGAATTATCTATGTTTATTGTCAGGTAGGTCATAGAGGCTATAATGCTTGTCGAATTTTAATTGCGAATGGATTTGAGGTTAAAAATATTGATGGTGGTTATAAAACTTACAAACAGTCAATTTATCAACTAACTAAGTCAACTGCTAATCCTAATAGGGAACATAAAAAGGAATTAAAAGTGTCGAGTTCCACAAATGTTAATCAAGTGTCGACAGAAAATGTTGTTAAGGTCGACGCTTGTGGGCTACAGTGTCCTGGTCCTATCTTAAAAGTTAAACAAACGATGGATAAATTAGTCCCAGGTGAGGTTTTAGAAGTAGTTGCTAGTGACTTTGGCTTTTCTGCCGATATAGCAGCATGGTGTCATAGTACCAATAATAACTTACTGTCTAATGAAATTGTTGCTAACCGGGTAATTGCTCGTTTACAAAAAAGTAAGGAGTCAAATACGACCGATCCTGTTACTTGTTCTTTGAATCAAGATAGAGGATCACAGTTGATTGAGTCGGATAATAATGCGACGATGGTCGTCTTTAGTGGTGATTTAGATAAGGCTTTAGCCTCAATGATAATTGCCACAGGAGCCGCCGCGATGGGTAAAGAAGTGACAATGTTTTTTACTTTTTGGGGATTAAGTATTCTAAAAAAAGAAAATGTTAAAGTCCCGAAGAAGGGTATGGCTAAGATGTTCGATAAAATGCTGCCCAAACATGCTAATCGCTTACCTATTTCTAAAATGAATATGTTAGGAATGGGATCAAAAATGATTAAAGATGTTATGAAAAAGAAAAATGTTGATTCGTTACCGCAGATGATAAAAAATGCGGAAGACGCTGGTGTTAAATTTGTCGCATGTACCATGAGTATGGATATTATGGGTATTTCTAAAGATGAGTTGATGGATTCTGTAGAGTACGGTGGCGTGGCAGCTTATTTAGGGGATGCAGAAAAGAGTCATCTAAACCTCTTTATTTAA